A genome region from Oceanispirochaeta sp. includes the following:
- a CDS encoding imidazoleglycerol-phosphate dehydratase, protein MVIINRETKETKIHLELDMHSGPSVSTNTGLPFFDHMLNAMAFHGGFTLNVEARGDIEVDPHHLIEDTGLVLGDALLKTFEQTGALVRYGHAVIPMDDALSEVTIDVCRRPFLVLNADWPQMSAGNFDFFLIKEFLQALANRGGLNIHASCRYGENSHHMSEALFKALGRGLYTAFRPLSGDSREMSTKGLI, encoded by the coding sequence ATGGTTATTATAAACAGAGAAACAAAAGAGACAAAGATTCACCTTGAACTGGACATGCATTCGGGACCCTCAGTCTCAACCAATACGGGACTTCCCTTTTTTGATCATATGCTGAACGCCATGGCTTTTCATGGAGGATTTACACTGAATGTGGAAGCCCGCGGAGATATTGAAGTTGATCCCCACCATCTGATAGAAGATACAGGTTTGGTTCTGGGGGACGCACTGTTGAAAACCTTTGAACAAACGGGAGCCCTGGTTCGCTATGGTCACGCCGTAATCCCCATGGATGATGCCCTGTCTGAAGTGACCATCGATGTCTGCCGGCGTCCCTTCCTGGTTCTTAACGCAGACTGGCCTCAGATGAGTGCCGGAAATTTTGATTTTTTCCTCATAAAGGAATTTCTCCAGGCCCTTGCCAACAGAGGGGGCTTAAACATTCACGCCAGCTGCCGCTATGGTGAAAATAGTCACCATATGTCTGAAGCCCTTTTCAAGGCCCTGGGCCGTGGCCTCTACACAGCGTTTCGCCCGTTATCAGGAGACTCCAGAGAAATGTCTACTAAGGGATTAATCTAA
- the hisG gene encoding ATP phosphoribosyltransferase has product MSTPLTIALPKGRLYDRVQKHFETKGIFFEFEKRKLVAFDKEENLKIYLVKNSDLPTYVAHGIAGLGICGEDVIIESGQQFHKLLPFSFGGTSLSLAGLKGFSLENQAGPLTIATSYTEMTRKYFHNQGIPVKIIRLNGSVELAPVLGLAPCIVDLVETGSTLKANNLEIIQRLQDIQVYLIANPAYYKIHYKGINKFIQQIRED; this is encoded by the coding sequence ATGAGTACCCCCCTGACCATAGCCCTGCCAAAGGGCAGACTCTATGACAGAGTGCAGAAGCACTTCGAAACAAAAGGTATTTTTTTCGAATTTGAAAAAAGAAAACTCGTCGCCTTTGACAAAGAGGAAAATCTTAAGATATATCTTGTGAAGAACAGTGACCTTCCCACCTATGTGGCTCATGGAATTGCGGGTCTTGGGATTTGCGGTGAGGATGTCATCATTGAATCGGGACAGCAATTTCACAAACTGCTGCCCTTCTCTTTTGGAGGCACCTCACTGAGTCTGGCGGGTCTTAAGGGTTTTTCTCTGGAAAACCAGGCTGGTCCCCTCACCATTGCCACAAGCTATACAGAGATGACCAGAAAATATTTCCATAATCAGGGTATTCCTGTCAAGATCATCCGCCTCAACGGCAGTGTAGAACTGGCACCAGTTCTGGGTCTGGCTCCCTGTATTGTCGACCTGGTTGAAACCGGCAGTACATTAAAGGCCAATAATCTGGAAATTATTCAAAGACTTCAGGATATTCAGGTCTACCTTATTGCCAATCCCGCCTACTATAAAATTCACTATAAAGGGATTAATAAATTCATTCAGCAGATCAGGGAGGACTGA
- a CDS encoding ATP phosphoribosyltransferase regulatory subunit, giving the protein MKNNLLRLPQGTESLYLEETFRHRKILRHMEDLTERWGYMPVQTPVFDFYDNYRTLLDSKLDDQTYKLIDREGDLLMLRSDITLFLARQMGMILQEEELPVRVYYSDSILRYQDHEDISSHEFFQTGCELIGKPGLEGDLEILFLLAELLENFKLPMSRIHVGSTLVFHTIAGVLNEEDSRLLAQYLQTREEREIRKTLGRNFKKEDASALTRLLLFIGSGEEFTKEKVNWDSLLEGTLKDSLDHLQAISDSWSRVNGFKDLFNIDFSETGNQAYYSGIVFNAYTEGCGTSVASGGRYDGLLDHFGYTGDKPASSIGFSMFLRKLEKISAMDLPESTVSKKMEETMTAAEKLAETRK; this is encoded by the coding sequence ATGAAAAATAATTTGCTGCGCCTTCCCCAGGGAACCGAATCACTCTACCTGGAAGAGACTTTCCGACACAGGAAGATTCTGCGGCATATGGAAGACCTGACTGAACGTTGGGGGTATATGCCGGTTCAAACCCCGGTATTTGATTTCTATGACAACTATCGGACACTCCTGGACAGCAAGCTGGACGATCAAACCTATAAACTCATCGACCGCGAAGGTGACCTGCTCATGCTCCGATCGGATATCACCCTCTTTCTTGCCCGTCAGATGGGCATGATTCTCCAGGAGGAAGAACTTCCGGTGAGAGTCTATTACTCCGATTCGATCCTCCGTTATCAGGATCATGAAGACATAAGCAGCCATGAGTTTTTCCAGACCGGCTGCGAACTCATTGGGAAACCAGGCCTGGAAGGAGATCTGGAAATACTCTTTCTTCTGGCAGAGCTTCTTGAGAATTTCAAGCTGCCCATGAGCCGTATCCATGTAGGTTCCACCCTGGTTTTCCATACCATTGCCGGTGTGTTAAATGAAGAAGACAGTCGACTCCTGGCCCAATATCTGCAGACCAGAGAAGAAAGAGAAATCAGAAAGACCCTGGGTAGGAACTTTAAGAAAGAGGATGCATCGGCTCTGACAAGGCTGCTTCTTTTTATCGGATCAGGGGAAGAGTTTACAAAAGAGAAGGTCAACTGGGATTCCCTTCTGGAAGGAACCCTGAAAGACTCCCTGGATCATCTGCAGGCTATCAGCGACAGCTGGTCCCGGGTGAATGGTTTTAAGGATCTCTTCAACATTGATTTCTCTGAAACAGGAAATCAGGCCTACTATTCGGGTATCGTATTCAATGCCTATACAGAAGGATGCGGAACATCCGTAGCCTCAGGGGGGCGTTATGACGGCCTCCTGGATCACTTTGGCTACACGGGGGACAAGCCTGCTTCCTCCATCGGATTTTCGATGTTTCTGAGAAAACTTGAAAAAATAAGCGCCATGGATCTTCCTGAATCCACAGTCTCTAAAAAAATGGAAGAAACCATGACGGCTGCCGAGAAACTGGCAGAAACAAGAAAATAA